One window of Mesoplasma syrphidae genomic DNA carries:
- the uvrC gene encoding excinuclease ABC subunit UvrC, translating into MNLEAKIKNLPDKPGCYIYYNKENQVIYVGKAKRLKRRVASYFNRAHNIKTTRLVREITNLDYFVVNNEKEALVLEENLIKKYRPRFNVLLNDDKSYPYIIITNESDPQYKYIRKYDKKALRSYGPLPQGSNAREILITLKRLFPLRRCKGNLNKPCLYYHINQCSGACFKVVDYSYYQHQIRKVDKFFKGDVKEVENSLKQKMQAAADNLQFEEAQRIKEQLNSLNFITTKQTVELRDDKNRDVITYLIDDDKIVFVTLFYRLGKLLFKDEHIQDYYEQDTSELLSNYINQIYDRNMLPNQIIIPQEMDFENLRENIKSISTHPLANIEKTLLELAENNAKETMIKTKLNSQSFANNEVLLLEELQSILGLEKYPYHIEMFDISNIGNEFVTGSCVVYKDGKPSRNDFRKYNIEIEQPSDYERLKNMIYRRYQKALVEKRDFPDLIIMDGGIIQVHAAKEQIELLNLKIPVIGLVKDNYHKTEYLLDTDENKIVIKSNVKLYNFLASIQLRVDEYAKSGFRKKQNTSFLRSEFESIPGMGKKRLQELFKGFNTISDMKAATSEELNKVLKNKKLTSQLMDYLQNREL; encoded by the coding sequence ATGAATTTAGAAGCAAAAATTAAAAATCTCCCTGACAAACCAGGCTGCTATATATACTACAACAAGGAAAATCAAGTTATTTATGTTGGTAAAGCAAAGCGATTAAAACGCAGAGTTGCTTCATATTTTAATCGAGCACATAATATAAAAACGACTCGACTAGTTCGAGAAATTACTAACCTTGATTACTTTGTAGTTAATAATGAAAAAGAGGCTTTGGTTTTAGAAGAAAATTTAATTAAAAAATATCGACCACGATTTAATGTTTTATTAAACGATGATAAAAGTTATCCATATATTATTATTACTAATGAATCTGATCCACAATATAAGTATATTCGTAAGTATGATAAAAAAGCATTGCGAAGCTACGGACCATTACCTCAAGGTTCAAACGCTCGAGAAATTTTGATTACACTAAAACGCTTGTTTCCATTACGTCGCTGTAAAGGAAACCTAAATAAACCGTGTTTATATTATCATATAAATCAGTGTTCAGGAGCTTGTTTCAAAGTTGTTGATTATAGTTATTATCAGCACCAAATTAGAAAAGTAGATAAATTTTTTAAAGGTGATGTGAAAGAAGTTGAAAATAGTCTAAAGCAAAAGATGCAAGCTGCTGCTGACAATTTGCAATTTGAAGAAGCTCAAAGAATTAAAGAACAACTTAATAGTTTGAATTTTATTACAACTAAACAAACTGTTGAACTAAGAGATGATAAAAATCGTGATGTGATTACTTACTTAATTGATGATGATAAAATTGTTTTTGTTACATTATTCTATCGTCTTGGAAAACTACTGTTTAAAGATGAACACATTCAAGACTATTATGAACAAGATACAAGTGAATTATTATCAAACTATATTAATCAAATTTATGATCGAAATATGCTGCCTAACCAAATTATCATTCCACAGGAAATGGATTTTGAAAATCTAAGAGAAAATATTAAAAGCATTAGTACTCATCCTTTAGCAAATATTGAAAAGACATTATTGGAATTGGCTGAAAATAATGCTAAAGAGACAATGATTAAAACAAAACTTAATTCGCAATCATTTGCAAATAATGAAGTGCTGCTTCTTGAAGAACTTCAAAGTATTTTAGGACTTGAAAAATATCCTTATCATATTGAAATGTTTGACATATCAAACATTGGAAATGAATTTGTAACTGGAAGTTGTGTTGTTTACAAAGATGGCAAGCCTTCACGCAATGATTTTAGAAAGTATAATATTGAAATCGAACAACCTTCAGACTATGAGCGTTTAAAAAATATGATTTACCGTCGTTATCAAAAAGCACTAGTTGAAAAACGAGATTTTCCTGACTTAATTATTATGGATGGTGGAATAATTCAAGTTCATGCCGCCAAAGAACAGATAGAACTACTAAACTTGAAAATTCCAGTAATTGGCTTAGTTAAAGATAACTATCATAAAACTGAATATTTGCTTGATACTGATGAAAATAAAATAGTTATTAAATCAAATGTAAAGTTATATAATTTTTTGGCATCAATTCAACTTCGAGTTGATGAATATGCCAAATCAGGATTTAGAAAAAAACAAAATACATCTTTTTTAAGAAGTGAGTTTGAATCTATTCCAGGAATGGGTAAAAAACGCCTTCAGGAGCTATTCAAAGGCTTTAACACGATTTCAGATATGAAAGCTGCAACATCTGAAGAATTGAATAAAGTTCTCAAAAATAAAAAGCTAACTAGCCAGCTTATGGATTATCTACAAAATAGGGAATTATAG
- a CDS encoding DNA translocase FtsK, with the protein MANSSLKRNDKVIAHHTFNDERTVAFSAIKKKYKQDSIAWVVSGLILFVFTLFSLGRITIIGQFFDDVFFNFLFGWFKYPVYLLLMLIDICIYAGIRFKFKKRFLAMILATVMLCCWLISLILTTNLAYNPIEDYHFDKIWQRNSFLAVFDTYFTEWKSHSIFEAGFYSETLDWFINPKGYFNLYSGGGIAGTLLTGTFMYLSIPVSYILISVFLFLDISWILTGDPIYLLKKPQYRKGKGLRILSLKSLNNPNKTGVRLRNLEVTKIDEGTISKEKPVLIHNGWNSLNVFDKNSDIEASIIESDLTIQLPSYHKQSKPDLFLEEIEIDDNFEKYDEDPTIANLTELDSIFEDDDLGMQGSYAKNIISNDSKKEINKPKLETKYLSDDDEILAKLKERRLAREAATPIVVDSFLTKTYEKDRLVAEPKPEVIVDEPKQINNELDAIIDLESTKIAAQESVNDFLSDTEFFDSLYTESTSTKNVEKITSSKSSSNSIEKIIEDVIKVEEPKIAKVIELPEIEDDNLEATTIEEPILNRNYKLPSSDILQQIEHDYAKERANKEIAALKTLAINETFDQFGVKAKVINTIIGPSVTKFEVQPEHGTKVNSITALENDLKLALASQNIRLEAPIQGKNLVGIEIANQTSEMVSMKEIIESIPKEKANSKLLFVLGKNVLGEPLTAELNKMPHLLVAGSTGSGKSVMINTLICSILLRAKPNEVKFLMIDPKKVELSVYTKIPHMLAPVISDMKQAANALKMIVLEMERRYELFMDEGVRNIEGYNSRVTGRRKLPFLVVIIDELADLMMTGSRKDVEESIMRITQMARAAGIHLIVATQRPSVDVITGTIKTNIPTRIAFAVTTGTDSRTILDSIGAEKLLGRGDMLFMPPGSSELIRAQGAYMSDEEIDDIVAHAIKEQTVSYENSFDKQNLASGSAATGNGEADDMFEEVKAFVIEQRKASTSLIQRKFNLGYNRAANIIDDLEANGIIGPQNGSKPREVLVEK; encoded by the coding sequence ATGGCAAATAGCAGTTTAAAGCGCAATGATAAAGTAATCGCCCATCATACATTTAACGATGAACGTACAGTTGCATTTAGTGCAATTAAAAAAAAGTATAAGCAAGATTCAATTGCCTGAGTAGTTTCAGGATTAATACTGTTTGTTTTTACTTTATTTTCGTTGGGAAGAATTACTATCATCGGGCAATTTTTTGATGATGTTTTCTTTAATTTCCTTTTTGGATGATTTAAGTATCCCGTTTATTTGCTATTAATGTTAATTGATATTTGCATTTATGCTGGAATTCGCTTTAAATTTAAAAAGCGCTTTTTAGCAATGATTTTGGCAACCGTAATGTTATGCTGTTGGCTAATTTCTTTAATTCTAACAACTAATTTAGCTTACAATCCAATTGAAGATTATCACTTTGACAAAATTTGACAGAGAAATTCATTTTTGGCTGTTTTTGATACTTATTTTACGGAATGAAAAAGTCATTCGATTTTTGAAGCTGGTTTTTATAGTGAAACTTTGGATTGATTTATTAATCCAAAAGGATATTTTAATTTATATTCTGGAGGAGGGATTGCAGGAACTTTACTAACAGGAACTTTCATGTATTTATCAATTCCAGTGTCATATATTTTAATTAGTGTTTTCTTATTTTTAGATATATCATGAATTTTGACTGGTGATCCTATTTATTTACTAAAAAAACCCCAATATCGTAAAGGGAAAGGATTGCGTATTTTGTCACTAAAATCCTTAAACAATCCCAACAAAACTGGAGTTCGCCTTCGAAATTTGGAAGTTACTAAAATCGATGAAGGGACTATAAGTAAGGAAAAACCTGTGCTTATTCATAATGGTTGAAACTCATTAAATGTTTTTGACAAGAATTCTGATATTGAAGCATCAATTATTGAATCTGATTTGACTATTCAATTGCCTTCTTATCATAAACAATCTAAACCTGATTTATTTTTAGAAGAAATTGAAATTGATGATAATTTTGAAAAGTATGATGAAGATCCAACAATTGCTAACTTGACTGAATTGGATAGTATTTTTGAAGATGACGATTTAGGCATGCAAGGTTCATATGCCAAAAATATAATAAGCAACGATTCTAAGAAAGAAATTAACAAACCAAAACTGGAAACCAAATATTTAAGTGATGATGACGAAATTTTAGCTAAGCTAAAAGAGCGACGTTTAGCACGAGAAGCTGCAACTCCAATTGTTGTTGATTCATTTTTAACTAAGACTTATGAAAAAGACCGACTAGTTGCTGAACCAAAACCAGAAGTAATAGTGGATGAACCAAAACAAATAAATAACGAATTGGATGCTATTATTGATTTAGAGTCTACAAAAATAGCAGCTCAAGAGTCAGTAAATGATTTTTTAAGTGATACAGAGTTTTTTGATTCCCTATATACTGAATCAACTTCAACTAAAAATGTTGAAAAGATAACTTCAAGTAAATCTAGTTCCAATTCGATTGAAAAAATAATTGAAGACGTAATTAAAGTTGAAGAGCCCAAAATTGCTAAGGTCATTGAATTACCTGAAATTGAAGATGATAATCTGGAAGCAACAACAATTGAAGAACCAATACTTAATCGTAATTATAAATTGCCATCAAGTGATATTCTTCAGCAAATAGAGCATGACTATGCAAAAGAACGTGCCAATAAAGAAATTGCAGCATTGAAAACTTTAGCAATTAACGAAACTTTTGACCAATTTGGAGTTAAAGCGAAAGTTATTAATACAATTATTGGACCTTCAGTGACAAAGTTTGAAGTTCAACCAGAGCATGGAACTAAGGTTAACAGTATTACCGCTTTGGAGAATGATTTGAAACTTGCTCTGGCGAGCCAAAACATCCGTTTGGAAGCACCAATTCAAGGAAAAAACTTAGTGGGAATTGAGATAGCTAATCAGACATCTGAAATGGTTTCAATGAAAGAAATTATTGAATCAATTCCAAAGGAAAAAGCAAATTCCAAATTGCTATTTGTTTTAGGAAAAAATGTTTTGGGAGAACCCCTAACTGCTGAATTAAATAAAATGCCACATTTACTTGTAGCTGGATCAACTGGTTCTGGAAAATCAGTTATGATTAATACCTTAATTTGTTCAATTTTGTTAAGAGCTAAGCCAAATGAAGTCAAGTTTTTAATGATTGATCCTAAAAAAGTGGAATTATCTGTTTATACAAAAATTCCTCATATGCTAGCGCCCGTTATTTCTGATATGAAACAAGCAGCTAATGCTTTGAAAATGATTGTTTTGGAAATGGAACGTCGTTATGAATTATTCATGGATGAGGGTGTTAGAAATATTGAAGGTTACAATAGTCGAGTAACTGGACGTAGAAAATTGCCATTTTTGGTTGTAATTATTGATGAACTTGCAGATTTAATGATGACAGGTAGTCGCAAAGATGTTGAAGAATCAATTATGAGAATTACGCAAATGGCACGTGCTGCTGGAATTCATTTAATAGTGGCAACACAACGTCCGTCCGTAGATGTTATTACTGGAACTATTAAAACAAATATTCCTACAAGAATTGCTTTTGCAGTAACAACTGGAACTGATTCACGAACAATTTTAGATTCGATTGGAGCTGAAAAATTATTAGGTCGTGGAGATATGTTATTCATGCCACCAGGTTCATCTGAGTTAATTCGCGCTCAGGGAGCGTATATGTCAGATGAAGAAATTGATGATATTGTTGCTCACGCAATTAAAGAACAAACTGTTAGTTATGAAAACTCATTTGATAAACAAAACTTGGCTTCGGGCAGTGCTGCCACAGGCAACGGCGAAGCTGATGATATGTTTGAAGAAGTTAAGGCCTTTGTAATTGAGCAACGTAAAGCATCAACATCGTTAATTCAGAGAAAGTTTAATTTGGGATATAATCGAGCTGCCAATATTATTGATGATTTAGAAGCAAACGGAATTATTGGACCACAAAATGGTTCAAAACCTCGGGAAGTATTAGTTGAAAAATAA